A window of Rhizoctonia solani chromosome 5, complete sequence genomic DNA:
ACTATATTAATGATTCTATACGTACCGTACATGCATCTtccttctctttctttctaAAGGTCTCTGCTTGGGATATGTGATGTACGATATACGATTGTGTCCACATGTAATAACGTTCTTGGTAGTATAAGGATATCAATAGCTTATCACACTATCAGGATCAGGAAAATCGCGTGTCGCCGTAAGACGCGTTCACCTAATGCCTGTGTTTCGAATTGTAACACACCGGTTCGATATAGATATACTACCAATAGATTCGCTCGATAACGTGGCTTGGGTCTTCTGTATTATATCCATGTTTATACAAAATGTTCAAGCGGTTCTCGTAAATGATATTAAAACAGGACGTTTAGTAGCCGCGCGATACCTTCTCCAAAACTAAGGATGCAAGTTTAGTAATAATTCCCAACGAAAAACATATATATTACTGACCTGCTTCCCAGCTAACCTCATCAAGCGCCGTCCCCTGAATCTCAGCTGCAATGCCATCCAAAGATTTACGGATAGCCTCCTTTGAGGACGAGTACACCATCTTCTTCTTGATCGTCGCGGAATCGGGGTTCCTGTATGGTGTACCATTGAATCTACCACCCAATACACAAACGATAATTCTCACCAGCTAAAGAATGTGAGCTTGTTGCGTTGCCCAGCGCCACTTTTCTCGTACTGAACATCGTAGACGGCCCAACGAGGCTCATCCTATAATAGCGGACATAAAGGTAAGCAATTATAGGACAAGATTATCAATAATATCAACGTCACCTCAGGGAGATCCTTGACAAAAGTCTCATAGCTGGGGTCATCGGAAGTTTTGTCAACAACGATCTGCTTCATGTCCTCCGAGAGTTTGAAGATAACgtattttttcttcttcccaaGCTTGAGCTCTTGGTAGGCATCCTGGCATGCAGAGCTCACTCCAACTCCGGAAGACTATACGCGATGAAACGCGCATTGGGCAAGGGGTTTGGCGTCAGTCGCATCGCGTCGATCGCGTCTTATAACAAACATATAAAGCTCACCATGTTTATTCAAATAATATAGTTTAGATGGAGGGAAGTTATGGGTGCGTGTCGTGTACAAGTGCAGGAGTGGTACCTATATAAGAGGAATCGGCAAGATCAAAGTCGCCCCAGGGCTCGTTTGTCCCTATATGGCCTAAGCGGTGGGAGCTCACGTGACTTCTCATAGCTTAACCCCAGCTGCGGGCGCAGACAATTGAGTCACTGTGCTCGGTATGGCAATGAAGTAACATATATTCAACTTCAAATGCTTGTATAGTATGATACGTTTGTAATAATGCATTTATTTGGACCCGGACTTAGACCGAGCCTCCTTCTCCTCAGTTGGCTTGGCAATCGCGGGGACATCTGCTTTCTAAAAAATCGACGGATCTGTTACTAAAGTGAAGCATTAGCCCGAAGTCTACTCACCTCGCTCTGAGCCAACGCTTCTTGGGTGTCCTTTGCTGAAATATTTTCGACTTTGACGTATTCGTCGTCACCAGATTCGGAGCCGGAGTCGGTGGATTTCTTAGGAGGGCCAGAAGACTTAGCTTCCTCAGCTTTTGCGGTCGAAGGCTCATCTACTTTCTTTTGAAGCGTGCTAGTCAGGCAATAAGTTAATATGCCTTGTATATTGGGACTTACAATACTCTGTTTAATAGATTCCTGCACTTCAGCTGGGCTTACGCTTCCATCAACGTTATCAGCTCCAGCCTCGTTATCATCACTCTTTTGAGGAGCGCCTTTCGATGAACTTTTCTCTTTGTGTTCTTCTTTAGGCTCCTCTTTAGCGGAGGCTTTTGGTTTGCTAGCGTGATGGGCGGCCTTATCACCTCCACCCAAAATAGTCGCGAACTAAACAAACCTCTCAGCATATATTTCACATACGCGACTACTGAATTAACTCACACCTCCAACTGTTATAATAGCAGCGATACCCTATCAGGTACCCGGTCAGTCACTACATCTCAGGAGCCCATGATTATAAAACGATCTCACAATCCAAGGTGCATCGGACGACTGTTTAGGTGTAGCAGACGACATTGCCCGTCGGCCAAGCTGGACCCGGGCAACGGGTTGTCTCAAAGACCTAGTGGCCAATCTGATTCCCAGTCGAGATGCCATTTTTTTCGGTAGTGAAGAGAGGTTGGAAGAACGTGAGCCGAGTTCGTCCGACTACCAGGAGTGACGTTCACACAGAAATATACGCCCTCGTGATGACGTGATTCAGGCGCTTGAGCACTCTTCAATTAGTGCCGAACGTTCGGCCCTGTTTAGTCAAAACAGTCTCCCGTCATATTTTATAGAGTGTGCAGGGCCAGATACACATAATATCTTTAGGTGCTCTTTAATTATTAAGGGAGATGCGAGTAGAAGAGAATCGAGCACGCATATATGAGTAACGCAAAGAGATGACTTGATAGCGAAAGCAACTAGCGCAAGTGGTAGTATATGGGTAGATTGGTCTCGTTGTACTCAATTGCAGGGCAATGAAACAGCTAGCTCTTGGAAGCCACTATCCAATAGCTTGAATCTGCACTCGGTTTCTCCGGGCCTGAAATTAAATCGAGTAGGCTAAGTACAGTGGTGCTTTTTACTCGGTGTGGATTTAATCTTATAAATTGCCATTCGAGCACATGGGAGAAGCATGCCTGCATTAGCGAAAACGAAGCCCGAGCCGTTCGATAATACTCGAGGCGGCCGAGACACGGCTGTACGCGAGTCGGAAATGGTGACCAATTTACAAATAGCACTTCTAGGGCTGACGTTCCGAAAATAAGACTCTTGAGATCTGTGAGTTGAAGACCAGGAGACAAAATGTTGGAATGAAAAGGGTGTATTGTTGAGCGAGACGAACTTATGGGAGAGGGGCATAAATGGACAACCCAACGCTGGTGGTCATATAGAGTTACTGATATTATGAATTTTACAAGGGAGAATTACCCCATGAGAAGCTCTGGGAGCAGTATTGAGGTCTAGTATGAAAAATCGATCCAATTAAGGTCTGCGCCAAAGATGCTCCCGAGTGAGAATCGCTTAGTCTCTTTTGCGCTAGTCAAAATTCTTTCTATTGAAATATTCCGTGCTGTAGCGTTCCATCCGGGACCTAATACAAGTATCAGTCCCAAGCTTAAGTTATAATCGCGTCACCTACCGTGGCTTTTGTATTCGGCAAAATATGTTACATTGTAGTTGAAACGGGGATCGGTCGACCCCCAAATTGTGTACCCAACTGGCATTACAGTGTTGTCCATATAGGTCTAAAAACTCAGAGTGTAAGGCACCGATGTTGGAATAAGTATTCATAGCACTTACATCCATAACCACGACAGTTGAGAGGTTATTCCACGGTCGACCGAGCCCCATAGTTCCAACCAGATCTAGACTAGGATCGGCATCCGGAGACTTGGTGATCCGGCATTTATCAAAGTACACCCCATTCTTATTTTTATAGCGATCGTCACCTATCCGTGTATTAGCAAAGAGCATGGTATTAAAAGCGCATACGACCAACCTTTCCAGGCTGTGAGGCTGATAATTAAAGAAATTTATCTTTAGAAGTGTCCCTGTGAGGGAAACTAACGCTTACCGTCCGGGTCCGCGGTTCGACAGAGTGCTTTCAAGAAAATAGGCTGTACCAAATCCATATATATAATCCCTGTGAAATGGTTTGTTAAATTCAGAAAGATAGATATATCGTGAGGAAAACTTACGTTGAACCGGCAACTTCACTTCCCTTGAATACCGCAGATCCATTCTTCCCTATGAATACGGTGTCTTGATAAGATTTGAACGTGCAACCGTAGAAAGAAGCTCGGGCGAATGCCACTCCCACAGCTAAGGCAGGGCCTACTGCTTTTGTTGCCTAGAGAGAAAAGCGATCAATGATTTTGCTGAGGGATTTAAGGGGCGCCATACTGCTCGATTCTCAAAGTTGATATTGTATGCTCTGAAGTCCGTACAGCCCCATTCCTTACGATGGGTGAAAATTGTTAGACAGTTAGCCCAACATAGAATGCATTGACTCACATTGGGTACTGGTTCAGGCGTGTCTCCGTAGAAACCCTTTCCAGTCCATGTTGACCACTTGTTGGGAGCTACCGTGAGGACTTGAGTATCTGCGTTATCTTGCTCTGCCGTCTGAGTCGTTTGGTTCATGAACGTCGTATTGTATACTGTGACGAGATTCTGTACATCTGTGAGAGCCGTGAGTATGTATGGGTAACGAGGATTAGATATACATACATTTATCTGCGTGGTTGGTAGTGCCAAGAAGAGTAGTGGGTCCTTTACGAGTGACGTTGACTGCCTCCTTGTAAACGCCTGCCCCAATCAAAATCCATTGTGGTGACGTGTCTTGTGGCCTATTTTGTCTTTCAGTACGGAACCTATCAAAAATTTGGCGGTATACTCACAACGAGAGAACCGCCTCCTGAATAGATTTGAAGTCCGCCCTGGTGTCGTTCAAAGAGACATACTTGGTACCTGTTGGCGAGCCTCAGCATTTTAAGCATGTCAACGCAGGTAGTATTGTACTCGCCTACAGGGCACCCCGCCGTCGGACTGAGCTTCTTCCCCTGAGTTGACTGGCAAGCTTCATAAATTGACTTGGCAGATGCTCCAACCGCCAACGACCAAGCAAATCCGAAGCCAAGGATTTCATGAGGCGAAGTATTGGCGGGGTTAGGATAGCTCTGATTACTCCCGTATGCCTTTATAGTATTGTATTAATGCTCAAATAGAAGTCGGAAAACAGAAAGTTTGGGTTGTTGCGGGGCTCCGGTCCGGAGAAACGATGCGGCCCGGGGTAATTCTGGAGTATTTGCTTCTATCTTTGGATCCTCACAAGGCCAGGGTAAACTAATGTCATTTTTGGCACGCTGGTGATGTACCTGAAGTTCTAAGTATATACTACATGGTTGTTGTTTACATATCAGCTGACTTCGAGGCGCAGAGCATCATACTGCACATAAATCGATGCCTGGTGACATGTGTTAGAAAATCTCACTTGGAATTCGGGATGCTTCAACTTACTGGAAGAACTGCCGTTTCAATATCAGTTGCATTGAAAGGCAAACTCAAAACAATAGAGTTTTTCCCATTATTCAGCCAAGACTCTGGGAATTTCAGCTTTTCTCCAAGGTTGTAACAGGAAACGGCGGAGCGAACAGCACAGCTACTAGATTGATACCTATACGCAATAACGCATTAATGCAGTGAACTTGGGACCCATTGATATGATGCTCTTACCAAGGAATATGGAATGGTAGTGGTGCATTCCCATTTACCACCACATTCAAATCGAAGTTGGTATATGGTCCATTATCACTGCAAATGTAATTAGTAGTGAATAAAACAAACTAAAATCTAACCAATTCACCATCAGTATTACCACTATTAATAACACATCCTCAGTCAGCCAAGGCCAATCAAAAGCCCCTGGGCAGGGAAACACTCACCTTGCGGTCTTGGCGCCTGCCAATTGGACCGTAAAAGTCGCGGTCGAGTTAGCCTTTAACTTTTTGCGAGAATAGTCAAAGTTGATCGTCCAGTTATTCATGTTATCCCAAACCGCGTTCTTCCGAGTATAGCTCGGTCCAAAGACACTCCAGTGAACATAGTTCCAGTCTTTCGCGATGTCACTCTTCCCAATTGTGAAATTAACGCCATTGGGGAAGTCGGTCGGGAAATCGTGATAGCCCCAGCTAAAACCCAAATTTTAGTCACCCAAGGCACAGAGTGGAAGTTTACTGACTATATGCGGTATTCCTCTGGATGGAGTGACTTTTTCGGATCAGTAGTAAACCCATGGCGGAACTCCCCTGATGTCTTGTCCGGTGTTCCCAAACGCCATAGTTCCGTGCCTGAGGTTTTCGATGAGCAAATTTACCGATACGAAGATAGCAATGATATCCTTACCAGCAGATTCTTCCTTCCATGTAACCTTTATGGCAGGATTGACGATCCCAGCTTTGACCGTAACGTTGTCCTGAATATACTGTCCGAAAATACCTGAGGCGACGTCAAACTAAATGCTTGATCGTGGAGCATTGTAACCTACCGTCCGCATAAACCGTTAGCCGATAATTGCCCGCCTTTACTCGAGGATCGAAATGGCCCATCTGGTTTAATGTCGCCCCAATATTGAAGTGCTTTCGTGTCAACTTCGTTAGCCTGGAAGTCGTAGCCGCTAACGCTAAGCACAGCAATTGGCCTTTTCGCGCCCTTGGGAAGGTTGATTTTCGCTGGAATGTACCACGGCCAGAAGTGGTGACGTAGTTGGGTACGTGCGATGCAATGTCATCGTAAAATGCAGCATTCCAGGTAGGATCCGCAAGCTTCTCAGCATCAGCTCGAAGGGTTGAAAGACTAGTACGCGAATCAAGCTGGTCGTTTGTGAAGAATCAAGTAAAAGCATACCTTGCTCCCTTTCCAGAGTTGAAATGATAGTAAAAGGGCCCATAGTACGATCAATCCGTCTGTAATATATGTTAGTATTTCAATATTCCTAAGATATGGGAATGGATTCATACGGGTAATGTTGGGAGTGCTGGCCAATAGTTTGATCAAATGGCATTGAACAACTATCTGACTTACCCATCTCCGTGATGATTGGAAACAATGTAATTATACGTGATCCATCCACGGTTAAATCGGTATGAATCGGGCCTCCAAAGTAGGTATCCCGGGTGTTCATCACGAGCCAAGCTCCGTAAGCAGTTCCATTCGACGTGGAACCATCAGCGTATAAGCCGTGAGCCTTGTGGTCGCGCCAGCTAAATGCGCGATCAGAGCCAATTGCGTACCAATTCATTCGATACTTACGTATCCGCAAACGTATACTTTGTGAAGTAGTCAGCAACTTGCTGAACGTAAGGATCATTCGGAGTATTGCCAAGGTACCACTGAAAGCGATATTAGCCATGTTTACGGTGATATTCAAAAAGTGAAAAACCTACGTAGCATCCTGGGCAACTACCTGAGAAGCTACTGCAGCCTTGGACGGCAAAGGCCCCCACTGCTTCTGATTGGTGGATAAATGTGTCCAAAGAGGTGTGTTTGGGCGGAAAAGTGTGCGTAGCTCCTGTAGGTTGCGCAAGAATGGCACCTGAAAGCAGAGTAAGTAGTGGTACCCAGCCGAATGACAGCTGCTTACTGATTCGTTGAAGTAGGCCGTTCTTGTGAACGCATGAAGGCCTGTTTCTCCTTCTCGCAGGAACCAGAGTTGTTCAAAGACTTGTCCGGTAGGTTTATAATTCTCTCTTAAAGCAATACCACCCCATTTGGTTCCGGTTGAATCTGTCCCATTGAGGAGCTCGAGGGTTGGCGAGGAGCTTCCTGGTACGTAGAAACCGGATGGTGTGCAGTAGCAATCGAGATATAGACCTTGACCTGGACCAAGCAAGGATGTGCCATCGAGAGTTACCTCGGTGATCTTACCGCCTGGTTTAGCAACACTGTCATTTCAAGCGGTATCAATATAGTCTCAGAGCTGGATAGGCTGGAATATTCGTGACTTACACAGCCTTGAGACGTTCGTTCTGCAAGGTATACGTCGTCGATGTCTCACTCAACGTCAGTGTCGCAGCTGCCTGCCACGCAAGTGGGAACAGAGCCAATAAACTGGACTTGAAGTGGGGCCCCATGTCGGTTTGAGCTCAAAGATACGGTATCTCCGTGGGCCGTACGCCTTAAATACGTCCAGCCTATGAATCCGCGCTGGGTATTATGCCGAGGGTCATCTTGAGTGCCATGTAAACTCCGGATTAATAACCTTTTGGGGCGAAGAAGCAGCTTTGTATGCATTTAAGGATCAGAGAAGGGCGCGCGGGCCGTCAAAATAACATACTTCGGTCCGGGAAGGCACCAGCATTGGGAAGGGATCATCATGTGGTTGGGAGATTTGACTTTACGGCATCACGTGAGCCAGGGGCAAGACAAAAAAATGGATAATTAATTTGCTGCGGGTAACTGGATGCGCAAATCTTTGGGCCATCCTTGAGGAATGTTCTGTAGATATAGGAAACTAAGAGCGGGTCACAATATGCGAATTGGTACTCGGTTGTTTGATATTTGTAAAATTTTGATTGAAATATTTGCTACAAACAACGCTTTAAGATGTTGGTTAGGAAGAGGCGCAAGGGGCTACAACTGTCAACGCACAGAGTTCCTGAACTACTAGCAGGTCCTTTCTTCAGCTTGACCACTGTTCTCGCCGATTTCTTCTATGAACCTGGCAGAAGTCTTCGGAGATGCTTGGCTTGTGTCCTAGTCGATATGACCGTCCCACCCAGTGCGTTGATTTTTGAGGCAGGCATATGTGTATTAAGATGCCTTTTCCCACATTTTCCCTAGTTGATTTGTGCTCATACTCAATATCCAACGATGGTCGCATACATAGACGAAACACATACCCGTTTAAACATTCCATTCGCGATTGTCGACCACCTCTTCTTTGTGCCCGTATGAGTCTTGAGTTTATAGCCGGCAAGGTTTACTGGAGTACTAGAGAAAGACCTGACATTTCCAGCTATCGAAAACAAAGACCGAGTTAGGCTGAACAAGGACATTTCCTGGTGGGAGAGTGGAGGTCACCACAAGCGCCGAAGCACGTCTCAGGGCATGTATTACGCGAGAATCGCCCCTTCGACGCGTACTTGCACCACCGCAAGCCTGTCGTCACGTATCCCAACTAGAAGATTATGTCTGCTCCGCTGAATACACCACAAGAAGATGCTGAACGAGTGTGTGACATGGACGCGCGTATATCTCGCAAAATACTAAATTTATTTGTTTAGATTCGCTTGAAACGCCTTGCTCGACTTGGCGGTGGCGGACAAGCATCGCCAGCCGCTTCGGGTTCCACGAGTACACCGGCCACACCACCGGCCGCTCCCAAACCTGTCATTGCTCATACTCCTGTCACTGCTTTACCTAAGCCTAAACCTATTGTCAAGCCCGCCGCTCCTGCCTCACCCGCCCCCGAACCTGCCAAGCCATCGCCAGTTAAACAATCGCAACCGGTCCCACTAAATTTCCCTCAATGGGAATCTGAAACACTAGGGAAAGTATTCAATGTTACGTTGGATGTAGCCTGTGCCCATAGCCGCCCTATTCCCCAGCGCTAACAATTTGGGCAGAGAGAGCAGGCAGAAAAGTCAGGATGGACTATTACATGGCTTCGCGGTGTGCGAAACGAACTACTAGAGGAGGATCCAGGTACGAtactcgacaccagccccgcATTAATATAAACGTTTTTGACAGCCCGTCCTCAACCGATCCCTTTGGAGGCCGACCTCGCAGACAGGCTGATAATCGACCGACTCAGTCTCGACCCGCGTAGTCCGACTGATGATCCCGAACTTCTTACTGTCCTAGTGGGTTACCCCCACTGGAAACCTCGTTGGGATACCTTGTAGGATGCTGGAAGAGGATACACACTATACGAACCCAACTTTCACGGAGACCCCCACCTTTAGCTGATTTGCAGCGAGCAACGCAAATACTCGATAAGTTGCGCGAGCTCGTCGTATCCTATGCTGGTTTCACGCTACAAGATCCCGGCATGTTCCCTCAACCCGAGGGTGTGGTCCTTGGGGCCCAGGAGCTTCTTCCCAGCCTTCTAAGCCTCAGTTCTGCGCCACTTAATGCCGGGTCGACAGAGCTTGGTCTCGGTGCTGGAGACGTGGAGGCTTTTATAGGAGATCTTGCCAAAAGATTTGCTGATGATGGGATGGATGAAATCTTTGGACCTATAATCACCATGGTCATCGGCGCACTACCTGCTGAAGGTTTGGGGAGCGGGGGATCAGAGTGGAGGGCCGTAGTAGGTGCCTTGGAAGCTCTTGTTTCCGATAAAAATGTAGCAATGGCGGTAAGTCGACTCGCCAAGGTGACATGAGCCTTGCTTATTCTGTCCAGTTCCCTCGGCTGCCAAATTGGTTACCTGAGCATGTAACTCCCCATGAGGTCGAGTTTGCCTCTTTGTTGGGACCCTTGGCCCGCATGGGTATATTTGGCCGGGAATGGGTTAGTAGACTTGTTCTGATTCGGGTAATATAAGCTGACGGTCATATTTGTACCGGCGTAATAGCCCGCTCTCGCCCAATCCTATTACCCAGAGCCAGATAAGCGAACATCTCAAAATGCAGAGGCCGTGGATACTACGTTGCGTGCGACCCTAGTTAACCTCCAGGTGAATTTTTGGGCTATTTATACTTACAGGGCAAGCACTTACATTAAACCTCTCAGCAATCCCTTTTCCTCGTCTTCAATGCAATTGTCCGCGCATCGGCAGATTCTCGAGAAAGGGTGCTCAAATACTTTTCGACGGTGCTAAATATCAATGTGAAAAGGGCTGGTGCTCACGTGAGTTTACCTATGAGTTTCTGGTAGCATGCGTTTGAGCAGTCCCTTCAGGTTGACCCGCGTACGGTTGCATCGGATGCGTTTATGATCAACTTGCAAGCAGCTCTACTCAGATTTGCGGAACCATTCTTGGATGCCAAGTACAGCAAAGTAATAACACAAACTCTAGTGCATAAATATATTCTAACTCCTCTGCCCCTAGATCGACCGTATTGATGCTAAATACTTCGCTATGACCACCCGTATCAATCTTGCCGAAGAAACTAGGTTAAAGGCAACAGCAGAGGAAGTAAACGCATGGGAGCAACGCGTGGCCCAGAATGGAGGTGAGGGTGTCTCGCCTCAATCACACGCAGTGACTTATTTGTACGGTCTAGTCACTCCACAAAACTTCATCTCGGATATATTTTTCCTGTGTGCCGGCTACAACCACCTTGGAATCATCCGTACTATTGCTACTCATGGAGAAATCCTCAAGCACCTGGGCGAGATTGACAAGTGGCTTGAAACGGCCGAAGCAGCAGAAGTCCCTCCAGGGCCGCAACAGACCCTCCATCAAGCACGGATCGAGCGTGTCAAGGTACGATATTCCAGGGGCCTTGAGAATCGGAGTTGACCTACAATCGCGTTCAGGCTGACAAAACAAAATTCCAACGAGAGCTACTCACTTATGAAGTCCAACTGCAAGACCCAGAAATTACCCAACGTAATCTTGCATTCACTAACTTCATGATGGTTTGGATATTAAGAATGGTCGACCCTACGCACCAATACCCGAGCAAACCCATGACGTGCGTATTTAGCATCTGCTCGTGGGTAGTAACTAACGCAGTGCATATAGTCTGCCCTTGCCGAACAAGTTCCCGATGAGTTCCGCATACTACCAGAGTATTTCGTCGAAGATGTAGTAGATTATTATATCTACATCATGAAGTGAGTTCTATCAGTAGGAGAAAGATTCGAGATATTCACCGCTCGATTACAGGTATCGCTCTGATTTACTCGATACCACACTGAGGACGGAATTCTTAGTATTTGCCCTGACGTTCTTATCATCTACATGGTATATTAAGAATCCGTTCCTGAAATCCAAGATACTCCAGGTTGGTACATGCCGCCAAATTTGGCGGGAAAGCTAACTCAGGCATTGGATCAGGGCTTATTCTACGGATCCATACATATTGGGCGTGAGCGTGATGGTCTGCTTGGAGCACTCTTCAATAGCCACCCGTTGGCTCTGCAACATCTGTTCCCGTCATTAATGTGGTTCTACGTTGGTGAGTCTCCGAACTGCTTGGTGATACGACCATAATTAACAAAGCGATTAGAGGTGGAGCAAACTGGTGCAAGCACTCAGTTTTATGACAAATTTGAGTCTAGGTATGAAAACCGAGTCAAGTGTCGGCTGTGATTGCCTCTAATACTCAGGCTGCAGACGCAACATTGCATACATTCTCCGAGGGATATGGAATAATCCAAACCATCGTGATACTCTCCTCAAAGCAGCCGAGTGAGCTTTACATACCCCCTTGCCTTGGTCTGGCCTATTGACCTGTCCCGTCTAATATAGGGGTTCGGACAAGTTCGTCCGCTTCGCGAACTTACTTATGAACGATGCTACATACCTGCTCGACGAACTTCTCACCAAATTGGCCGCTATCAAGCAGCTTCAGCAGTTGATGGCAAATAAGGAACAATGGGATGCGCTCCCTGCA
This region includes:
- a CDS encoding cofilin/tropomyosin-type actin-binding protein: MSSGVGVSSACQDAYQELKLGKKKKYVIFKLSEDMKQIVVDKTSDDPSYETFVKDLPEDEPRWAVYDVQYEKSGAGQRNKLTFFSWNPDSATIKKKMVYSSSKEAIRKSLDGIAAEIQGTALDEVSWEAVLEKVSRGY
- a CDS encoding cofilin/tropomyosin-type actin-binding protein → MASRLGIRLATRSLRQPVARVQLGRRAMSSATPKQSSDAPWIGIAAIITVGGFATILGGGDKAAHHASKPKASAKEEPKEEHKEKSSSKGAPQKSDDNEAGADNVDGSVSPAEVQESIKQSIKVDEPSTAKAEEAKSSGPPKKSTDSGSESGDDEYVKVENISAKDTQEALAQSEKADVPAIAKPTEEKEARSKSGSK
- a CDS encoding rhamnogalacturonate lyase translates to MGPHFKSSLLALFPLAWQAAATLTLSETSTTYTLQNERLKAVVAKPGGKITEVTLDGTSLLGPGQGLYLDCYCTPSGFYVPGSSSPTLELLNGTDSTGTKWGGIALRENYKPTGQVFEQLWFLREGETGLHAFTRTAYFNESVPFLRNLQELRTLFRPNTPLWTHLSTNQKQWGPLPSKAAVASQWYLGNTPNDPYVQQVADYFTKYTFADTWRDHKAHGLYADGSTSNGTAYGAWLVMNTRDTYFGGPIHTDLTVDGSRIITLFPIITEMALPTLPLDSRTSLSTLRADAEKLADPTWNAAFYDDIASHVPNYVTTSGRGTFQRKSTFPRARKGQLLCLALAATTSRLTKLTRKHFNIGATLNQMGHFDPRVKAGNYRLTVYADGIFGQYIQDNVTVKAGIVNPAIKVTWKEESAGTELWRLGTPDKTSGEFRHGFTTDPKKSLHPEEYRIYWGYHDFPTDFPNGVNFTIGKSDIAKDWNYVHWSVFGPSYTRKNAVWDNMNNWTINFDYSRKKLKANSTATFTVQLAGAKTASDNGPYTNFDLNVVVNGNAPLPFHIPWYQSSSCAVRSAVSCYNLGEKLKFPESWLNNGKNSIVLSLPFNATDIETAVLPASIYVQYDALRLEVHHQRAKNDISLPWPCEDPKIEANTPELPRAASFLRTGAPQQPKLSAYGSNQSYPNPANTSPHEILGFGFAWSLAVGASAKSIYEACQSTQGKKLSPTAGCPVGEYNTTCVDMLKMLRLANRYQEAVLSLPQDTSPQWILIGAGVYKEAVNVTRKGPTTLLGTTNHADKYVQNLVTVYNTTFMNQTTQTAEQDNADTQVLTVAPNKWSTWTGKGFYGDTPEPVPNEWGCTDFRAYNINFENRAATKAVGPALAVGVAFARASFYGCTFKSYQDTVFIGKNGSAVFKGSEVAGSTDYIYGFGTAYFLESTLSNRGPGRLTAWKGDDRYKNKNGVYFDKCRITKSPDADPSLDLVGTMGLGRPWNNLSTVVVMDTYMDNTVMPVGYTIWGSTDPRFNYNVTYFAEYKSHGPGWNATARNISIERILTSAKETKRFSLGSIFGADLNWIDFSY
- a CDS encoding ubiquitin conjugation factor E4, yielding MSAPLNTPQEDAERIRLKRLARLGGGGQASPAASGSTSTPATPPAAPKPVIAHTPVTALPKPKPIVKPAAPASPAPEPAKPSPVKQSQPVPLNFPQWESETLGKVFNVTLDREQAEKSGWTITWLRGVRNELLEEDPARPQPIPLEADLADRLIIDRLSLDPRSPTDDPELLTVLVGYPHWKPRWDTLPPPLADLQRATQILDKLRELVVSYAGFTLQDPGMFPQPEGVVLGAQELLPSLLSLSSAPLNAGSTELGLGAGDVEAFIGDLAKRFADDGMDEIFGPIITMVIGALPAEGLGSGGSEWRAVVGALEALVSDKNVAMAFPRLPNWLPEHVTPHEVEFASLLGPLARMGIFGREWPALAQSYYPEPDKRTSQNAEAVDTTLRATLVNLQQSLFLVFNAIVRASADSRERVLKYFSTVLNINVKRAGAHVDPRTVASDAFMINLQAALLRFAEPFLDAKYSKIDRIDAKYFAMTTRINLAEETRLKATAEEVNAWEQRVAQNGVTPQNFISDIFFLCAGYNHLGIIRTIATHGEILKHLGEIDKWLETAEAAEVPPGPQQTLHQARIERVKNGRPYAPIPEQTHDSALAEQVPDEFRILPEYFVEDVVDYYIYIMKYRSDLLDTTLRTEFLVFALTFLSSTWYIKNPFLKSKILQGLFYGSIHIGRERDGLLGALFNSHPLALQHLFPSLMWFYVEVEQTGASTQFYDKFESRRNIAYILRGIWNNPNHRDTLLKAAEGSDKFVRFANLLMNDATYLLDELLTKLAAIKQLQQLMANKEQWDALPAEERREKEKNFRQYEGMAASYATLGKSTVGLLRDFTKETKAAFLRPEIVDRLAAMLSYNIDMLCGPRCSSLHVKDMEKYRFQPRALLGEIFQIFLNLSGEAPFIQAVASEGRSYKKEVFLNAAGIVRKHSIKSETEIEKFVAFIQNVEEAKVLIEQEDDLGDAPDEFMDPLMYTLMRDPVILPSSKATVDRSTIKAHLLSDTTDPFNRSPLKIEEVVPDVELKAKIETWLAERRDGRLKEALENAAVGTSEIPMEVDEAT